From the genome of Myxocyprinus asiaticus isolate MX2 ecotype Aquarium Trade chromosome 39, UBuf_Myxa_2, whole genome shotgun sequence:
taacatgctgcattcatcttgccatcaattttagagctcatacacccccaaaacatcagtgagccaccaccatgcttcacagtggggatgtattcttttcactataggccttgttgacccctctccaaacatagcgcttatggttgtgaccataaagctctatttcggtcgcgtcactccaaattacagtgtgccagaagttgtgaggcgtgtcaaggtgttgtcgggcatattgtaaccgcgcttttttgtggcattggcgcagtaaaggcttctgtctggcaactcaaccatgtagctcatttttgttcaagtatcatcatattgtgcttcttgaaacaaccacaccgtctttttccagagcagcctgtatttctcctgaggttacctgtgggtttttctttgtatcccgaacaattcttctggcagttgtggctgaaatctttcttggtctacctgaccttggcttggtatcaagagatccccgaattttccacttcttaataagtgattgaacagtactgactggcattttcaaggctttggatatctttttatatccttttccatctttataaagttccattaccttgttacgcaggtcttttgacagttcttttctgctccccatggctcagtatctagcctgctcagtgcatccacgtgaacgctaacaaactcattgactatttataaacagacactaattgcaatttaaaaagccacaggtgtgggaaattaacctttaattgccatttaaacctgtgtgtgggccaaacattcaagggtatgtaaacttttgatcagggccatttgggtgatttctgttatcattatgatttaaaaaggagccaaacaactatgtgatgataaatggcttcatatgatcactatccttacataaaagacagttttgttttgatcagtcatattttcaaaatcaatgccaaaatttcacaatttctgcaagggtatgcaaacctttgagcacaaatgtatgtaCCCAAAACAAGTTATATATTTTAACTAGAGGTACCACCATAGTGATGGCCCTTTTACCTTAAACAGTACCTTTTTTCTCAGTGTATTCTGAGATACTCAAACTGATAAATAATTTGATACTTTGCTTTCTGCCCAAGATGAACATGGTGACAAATCCATAACTATGAAGATTATTGGCTGGTTTTGTGGCATAAATGACACTCAAGCTCCAGAGCCTACAGAGGAAGTGACTGAGGCATCAAAACAATTGCCTGACATAAGTAAACACACAGTGTGGAAGAACTTAGTCAATGCTAATGCTCTAATAATGATGTCTGTAGTGGTTTATTGTTGGGGTTTCTATGCATGAGAGAATCCAGTGTCTGTATCATATAATATCTTTGTAAACTCCTTGAAATCTTCACATACTGCCTACTACAGAATCTTTTTATCCAATCATATCCCTATTATCCACATGTGAGTGTTTAGTGGCTCACTGGAAATACAAATTTGCTAAAAGCCAGGACATCTATTTCAAGTACATTTCTCTATACACAAAGTAGATTTTGTTcaatacaaaagttttaacagGATTACTCATGaaaataaatctaattaaaaatgtttgactgttgatttgaaatactCTGAATACTTAAATGGGGAAGACACAGATGCCagttttaaataacttttatttactttAGAGGCAAAGATTCCCAATAGCAGATTGACAGTGAAACCTATAACGGTCTCCCAAATTAGAAGGATCAGCATCAAAGTTTTTGTTTGAAAGATTTCACAGATTGATGGAATGAGCAGAACAAACAGGGTTAAGGCTAGAATCAGGTGTTGAGTTGTCCTGTTCCTTGTTGATCTCACAGCCAAATGAAGCTAATTACTGCTTTGGCAAAGGCTGCCTCCACCAACAAGCACACAGACAGCCTGGCAGGCAAAGAGATAGGTAAGAGAAAATGTTTGGTCAagaaataaatgttgatttcataaaTCATTTTGAGGGAGAGGAAAAAATGttgtcaaacaaaaaaaaatattattcactcacattctcacacacacacacacacacacacacacacacaaaaaactaacAAGCAGTCAAACTGTTGATTACAAAGTGACATCAGGTATTTGTAAAGTGACATCATTTTGCATGCTTTCAACCAAAGGGACAGCAAATTAAACGACAAGAACCCCTGAAATTATACTCACAACAATTCCTGTCTAGCCTGCAGTTTCTTTGCAAGGTTGGGGTCAGCTTTAGAGCTGGTCTTGGAAGATTGCCAAGCCATACGAATTTCTACCCAATTCACAAGTATATGTAAAGATCAGTCCCATGCAGCAGACTACCTCATTTAACCAGCACGTTTTCATATTTGAGAACACTGGTCTGCACAAGGTTGTACTGAGAATTAAGGATGGTGCACTGATAAAAACTGATACTGACAATAATAGCAAGGTTAACAAGCTAAGATAGAAGAGGCGAGCTCAACCATAAATAGTACAGTGGCTTGAGGTTTCAGTAGAGTGAGAGCAGGGAGAGAAATGAGAATCCCCCGACTCAATCCTTTACTTCCCATCGTCTCTTTTGGCACGGGCTTGAACCAGCTCACATGGCTGTACCCAGTTGTTATCATGTAGTCCAACTCGACAGCCAGGCGTGTCCTTGTCTGTGCGCCGACAACACATCCAATAGGAGCGTCCATAAGGCAAGTCATGGTGGTAAGGTTTAGGGTGCCAGCGGCAAAGCGACACATCTCCCCTCTCATACTGCCGCTTGCACTGCTTGCAGGGGTCATCACGGTACAGCGGGTCCTGGTTCCAGCGAGAGTCAGTAGCGCGTACACCATAGGTCTCAATCAGGGTCTTGAAATCATGGCAGGTGCACTTGAGAGCTGCTAGCGATCGGGTGGGCAAGCAGCTGAAGATATTGACCATTATGTGGTCTGGAAGCAAAAGCATATATTGCCTTGGTTCCAGAAGCCGCTGGATCTGAAAGCGAATCTCAAGGAAGTCATGGGAGACATGACGGTAGAGGCGGCACAACGGAGGATCAGAACAATCATCCACAATAGCCAGTGGAGAGTCCGGCCTCTCAACTGTAGACCCCAAAGGCCCGTTGTTGTTTGCACAGTCTAAAGACCGCATCCCACTATTTACCCCTGAGCAACTTTCATCTTCAGTAGCTGGTGACTGTAGAAAGAACAGCTGGCCAGGTGGCGGGTCCTCTGAGGCATCGGTTGAATTGGCCCCACTGGGCAAAGCAAAACATACAGTCTCTTCTTGAACATTCTCTGTGCTGTCTTTCCCATAGAAGACACATTGGTCCACAGCACCGGTGACCACAACCTCGACATGGAAGCCGGTCACCCGTTCTCGAGCCCCTGCTGCCTTCTCTCCTATGGCAGGGTCTTGGTTAGGATCTGACGTTGTGGTGGGAGGCCTGTCGCTGTTGCCTTCACCAAGGGGATCAGCCTTTGGTGAGCCAGCCAGCAGGGCACCTGGATCTCGAGATGAAGGACTAACCAGCTGGTAGAGGTCACAAGTGATCTTTTCTTTTCCCCTGGCTCCTGCTTGCCCCCCTCTGACCCCACAACTCATAAACATGCATTTGGGGCGGCCAACAGGCTCAGATTGGGTGCGAGGGTCCAGACTCGACACCCGAAAAGCAATCCGTACTTCCCCTCGTCCATGGCTTGGAGCACCACCCACAGACTCTCCAGTGTGAATGTGTTCTCTTCCTGAACCATTAAGCTCAGGCCGCAGAGTTGTACTGTCGAGATTTTGCTGCCGAGACTCAAACTGTGCTACAGCCTGAGCAACCCGTCTGGATtcctgctgttgctgctgctgctgattaAAGTCACTCTGAGAAGTTGGTGCAGATGAATGGGGTTCTGAGAGTATTACCACCGGTTTTTGATGGACTGTATAAGGACTTGTCTGTCCATGAGCTACCATACCTTGTAGAGCCAAAGCTGTACGCTGTTCTACAAGGGCCACCATTTCAGCCACAGAGAGCAGATCTGTTTCACTAACTCCAACACCATCTTCTGCCAAGTTGGATTCTGCAGGTACATCAATAGCAACATTTTGAGCTCTAATGGGAGGGTCATATGAGGAACAGCGACGACGGCGCTTGGCCTTGGTACAATCCGTAGCCCAGTTTCCCTTCACTTTCATGGCATTAGGCCTGGGAATTCCAGCCCCATTACACTGGTGAGCTACAAAGAAGGCAATTTTTTCCTTGGTGTTACCTGGTTTGATGACATACCAGGTATCAAGCAGTACCCTGCCATCCTCCATCTGTGCACTGGGAGATGGGGATGCAGGTAGTGGTGGAGCCAGCAGGGTAGAAGATGAAGCTGGTGGGGTGTTTTCAGTGCCAACATCCTCATCTTGCTCATCACTGACTCCACTGGCCTCTATGGTTGTGAACCCAGCATCGTCTGCCTTGCAGTGGGTGGTAGTTGTTCCGCTGTGGATTGTACCATTGCTGTATGGCTTATTCTGGGAGTAGGTGCCAAAGGGGCGTGGGCACCACAGCCGGATGTGGGAAAAGGTGTCACGGTTCATTGTAAGCCCACAGGGAGCATACCTGCCTTTATGCTGGGCAGCTACTTTGCACTTCACCACTCATTCTCTCGGTTTAGGTCTGCAGGTTCCAGCTGGACATATCACTCCATCTGAGgactaaaaaaaaagagagagagaattcagaataaataattcatattatattataccTGTTCAgcttgatatttatttaaaaaaatgtaggtAATTATATTAAGATACAAGGGTCTGTCGATGAAAAGGATGTCTCTTAGTAACGTATATGTAGCTTTTTCCTGTATGTAGTGTTTCTGTGCCACAGAATTTTACAACCAGCACATTGCTTCAGATTAGAATATGTTAATGAAAAGAAGAATTCAAAGG
Proteins encoded in this window:
- the LOC127429548 gene encoding F-box only protein 46-like, which encodes MNRDTFSHIRLWCPRPFGTYSQNKPYSNGTIHSGTTTTHCKADDAGFTTIEASGVSDEQDEDVGTENTPPASSSTLLAPPLPASPSPSAQMEDGRVLLDTWYVIKPGNTKEKIAFFVAHQCNGAGIPRPNAMKVKGNWATDCTKAKRRRRCSSYDPPIRAQNVAIDVPAESNLAEDGVGVSETDLLSVAEMVALVEQRTALALQGMVAHGQTSPYTVHQKPVVILSEPHSSAPTSQSDFNQQQQQQQESRRVAQAVAQFESRQQNLDSTTLRPELNGSGREHIHTGESVGGAPSHGRGEVRIAFRVSSLDPRTQSEPVGRPKCMFMSCGVRGGQAGARGKEKITCDLYQLVSPSSRDPGALLAGSPKADPLGEGNSDRPPTTTSDPNQDPAIGEKAAGARERVTGFHVEVVVTGAVDQCVFYGKDSTENVQEETVCFALPSGANSTDASEDPPPGQLFFLQSPATEDESCSGVNSGMRSLDCANNNGPLGSTVERPDSPLAIVDDCSDPPLCRLYRHVSHDFLEIRFQIQRLLEPRQYMLLLPDHIMVNIFSCLPTRSLAALKCTCHDFKTLIETYGVRATDSRWNQDPLYRDDPCKQCKRQYERGDVSLCRWHPKPYHHDLPYGRSYWMCCRRTDKDTPGCRVGLHDNNWVQPCELVQARAKRDDGK